CGGGCTTCCTCCTCTGGCAGACGGCGTACAGCGAGTTCTACTTCTGCGACGCCAACTGGCCGGAGTTCCGCAAGGTCGACTTCCTGCGCGCCGTCCGGTCGTTCCAGGCGCGCGAGCGGCGGTTCGGGAAGTGAGCCGGTCGAAGTCGTAGCGACCGGCTCGTTCGGCTTCGCGGATCGGTCGGTTCAGAACAGCTCGGCCACGCTCACGGCCGCCTGCGGCTCGACGTACGCGGTATCCATCTGCGCGAGCTGGAGCTTGCCCGAGATGTCGTCGTTGACGCCGTGCCAGTACGTGTAGCTGTCGAGGACCCAGATGCCGCTCTCGCGCGTGCCGTTGCCGCTCGCCTTCACGCCGCCGAACGGCATGTGCGCCTCGGCGCCGTTCGTCGTGTTGTTGATGCTCGTCATGCCGGCCTGGATCTCGTCCTTGAAGGCGTAGGCCCACTCGCGGTTGTTCGTATAGATGCTGCTCGAGAGCCCGTAGGCGACGGCGTTGGCCGTGGTGATGGCCTCTTCGATGCCGTCGACCTTCACGAGGTTGATGGTGGGCCCGAAGATCTCCTCCTGGAAGAGCCGCATGCCGGGCTTCACGCCCTCCCACACGGTCGGCCAGCCGTAGAAGCCCGCGTTCGGGTCGCCGACGAACCCCGAAGGCCTCGAGTCGTCCGTGATGCGCCCCTTGCCGTAGAGGAGCGTGGCGCCGTCCGCCTCGCCCCACGCGTACTGCTGCTCCCAGCGCCTGAAGAAGCGCTCGTTGATGAACGGGCCGTAGAGGACGTCCTCGGTCTTCAGCGGGTCGCCGATGCGGATCTTCTCGACGGCGGCCAGGTAACGCTTCTTGAACTCGTCGTAGACGGGCGCGTCGACGATGACGTTGCCAGCGCTCGTGCAGCGCTGCCCGCCCGTGGCGAACGCCGAGAAGACGGCGCCCTGCACGGCGTTGTCGAGGTCCGCGTCGCGCATGACGACGAGCGGGTTCTTGCCGCCCAGCTCCAGCGTCGGGTGCTGGAGGTTGCGGCCCGCCACCTCGCCGACGTAGCGGCCGACGGCGCTCGAGCCCGTGAAGGCGAGCTTGTCGACGAGGCCGTCGTCCATTAGCTCGATCACGTACTGCCCGGCCGCGTCCTTGCCGCCGCCGAACACGA
This is a stretch of genomic DNA from Trueperaceae bacterium. It encodes these proteins:
- a CDS encoding aldehyde dehydrogenase family protein → MSKSKVYPHLYAGREVVGERTFESRNSSDTSDVLGVFYEATKEQVQGAARAARAAAKAWAKTPAPVRGQVIGLVGQAIEREKEPLARLITREMGKTLKEARGDVQEAIDTCYFFQSEGRRLYGQTVPSEMPRKDLMTYRRPLGVVGIVTAGNFPVAVPSWKIIPALVTGNTIVWKPSEDVPACSYAFAKILLGAGLPAGVFNVVFGGGKDAAGQYVIELMDDGLVDKLAFTGSSAVGRYVGEVAGRNLQHPTLELGGKNPLVVMRDADLDNAVQGAVFSAFATGGQRCTSAGNVIVDAPVYDEFKKRYLAAVEKIRIGDPLKTEDVLYGPFINERFFRRWEQQYAWGEADGATLLYGKGRITDDSRPSGFVGDPNAGFYGWPTVWEGVKPGMRLFQEEIFGPTINLVKVDGIEEAITTANAVAYGLSSSIYTNNREWAYAFKDEIQAGMTSINNTTNGAEAHMPFGGVKASGNGTRESGIWVLDSYTYWHGVNDDISGKLQLAQMDTAYVEPQAAVSVAELF